One genomic region from Vanacampus margaritifer isolate UIUO_Vmar chromosome 2, RoL_Vmar_1.0, whole genome shotgun sequence encodes:
- the LOC144044474 gene encoding protein shisa-like-2A translates to MSAECSSYLSTEEVFVAAFSCPKTGNAAARFCCGFNDLKYCCDDPNSFYPYDYAYMWWLSIWALVGLSFAAVVLLAFLITVCVLCYLFITTKPNRRDNNMPLQAPVRDPQEGPSLTGAVRASGPQGFRKHFMSRKLHSDNQPPDPERLFQRCFTATATGVRVESPS, encoded by the exons ATGAGCGCTGAATGCAGCAGCTACCTCAGCACGGAGGAAGTGTTTGTGGCCGCCTTCTCCTGCCCCAAAACGGGAAATGCTGCTGCTCGTTTCTGTTGTGGATTTAATGACTTGAAGTACTGCTGTGACGATCCCAACAGCTTTTATCCATACGACTATGCTTACATGTGGTGGCTCAG TATATGGGCTCTTGTTGGCCTGTCTTTTGCAGCGGTGGTCCTTCTAGCGTTCCTCATAACAGTATGTGTGCTTTGCTACCTCTTTATCACCACCAAACCAAATCGCCGTGACAACAACATGCCCTTACAGGCACCAG TACGTGACCCCCAGGAGGGACCCAGCCTGACCGGAGCGGTGCGTGCCTCTGGTCCGCAGGGATTCAGAAAGCACTTCATGAGCAGGAAGTTGCATTCCGATAACCAGCCCCCAGACCCTGAGCGTCTGTTTCAGAGGTGTTTCACAGCGACTGCTACAGGCGTTCGAGTGGAGAGTCCCTCATGA